In the Devosia sp. SL43 genome, one interval contains:
- the ccoO gene encoding cytochrome-c oxidase, cbb3-type subunit II: protein MSLIEKHGVIERNASLLLVGSLLVVCIGGIVEVAPLFYFQNTIEKVEGMRPYSPLELVGRDIYIREGCYVCHSQMIRPFRDEVERYGHYSLAAESMYDHPFQWGSKRTGPDLARVGGRYSNEWQVQHLTDPRSVVPESVMPSYAFLGQAALDFDTIGGMLRANATVGVPYSPEMIEAASLDLIAQATTDADTSALLERYPKAVVGDFDGNAMEITEMDALVAYLQMLGTLVDFDSYQAEANYR from the coding sequence TTGTCCCTCATTGAAAAACATGGCGTTATCGAGCGCAATGCCTCCCTGCTGCTTGTCGGTTCGCTGCTGGTGGTCTGCATTGGCGGCATCGTCGAGGTCGCGCCGCTGTTCTACTTCCAGAACACAATCGAAAAGGTGGAGGGGATGCGTCCCTATTCGCCGCTCGAGCTGGTCGGACGCGACATCTATATCCGCGAAGGCTGCTACGTCTGCCACAGCCAGATGATCCGGCCGTTCCGCGACGAAGTGGAGCGCTACGGCCACTACTCGCTGGCCGCGGAGTCCATGTACGACCACCCCTTCCAGTGGGGCTCCAAGCGCACCGGGCCGGATCTGGCCCGCGTCGGCGGCCGCTACTCCAACGAATGGCAGGTGCAGCACCTGACCGACCCTCGTTCGGTGGTGCCGGAGTCGGTGATGCCCAGCTACGCCTTCCTGGGGCAGGCCGCGCTGGATTTCGACACTATAGGCGGCATGCTCCGGGCCAATGCCACGGTCGGGGTGCCGTACTCGCCCGAGATGATCGAGGCTGCCAGCCTCGACCTCATTGCCCAGGCGACGACCGATGCCGACACCTCGGCCCTGCTCGAGCGCTATCCCAAGGCCGTTGTCGGCGATTTTGACGGCAATGCCATGGAGATCACGGAGATGGATGCCCTGGTCGCCTATCTGCAAATGCTGGGTACGCTGGTCGACTTCGACAGCTACCAGGCCGAAGCCAACTACAGGTGA
- the ccoS gene encoding cbb3-type cytochrome oxidase assembly protein CcoS, which produces MNGLVLLVLSAMGLGLLALAGFMWALRSGQYDDVEGAGERILLNDDYP; this is translated from the coding sequence ATGAACGGTCTCGTCCTCCTCGTGCTCTCGGCAATGGGTCTGGGACTGCTCGCCCTGGCAGGCTTCATGTGGGCCTTGCGTAGCGGCCAGTATGACGATGTGGAGGGAGCCGGCGAGCGCATCCTGCTCAACGACGACTATCCCTGA
- the ccoP gene encoding cytochrome-c oxidase, cbb3-type subunit III: protein MSKNDTKPDHSKPVDEMSGVETTGHEWDGIKELNNPLPRWWLWTFYGTIIWAVAYTVFYPAWPLLSSATTGVLGYSSRAEFADTMAAVDTANAVTVARIAELPVDQVLADPELARFATAAGASAFKVNCSQCHGTGAAGSPGYPNLNDDSWIWGGTIEEVYLTIAHGVRSPTDPDTRFNLMPNFGADELLDTASLEALAGYVANLAGVEGGAATPEAAQLFADNCAACHGETGGGMTELGGPDLTDKIWLYEGTLEAITAQINRPRHGMMQAWSEKLDDVTLKQLAVYVHGLGGGL from the coding sequence ATGAGCAAGAACGACACCAAACCGGATCACAGCAAGCCCGTCGACGAGATGAGTGGCGTGGAGACAACCGGACACGAGTGGGACGGCATCAAGGAGCTGAACAATCCTCTGCCGCGCTGGTGGCTATGGACCTTCTACGGCACGATCATCTGGGCCGTGGCTTACACGGTCTTCTATCCGGCCTGGCCATTGCTGAGTTCGGCAACGACGGGCGTGCTGGGATATTCGAGCCGTGCCGAATTCGCCGATACCATGGCGGCAGTGGACACGGCCAATGCGGTGACAGTGGCCCGCATTGCCGAACTGCCGGTCGATCAGGTGCTGGCGGATCCAGAACTCGCGCGTTTCGCCACGGCCGCCGGTGCGTCAGCCTTCAAGGTCAACTGCTCGCAGTGCCATGGCACCGGAGCTGCAGGCAGCCCGGGCTATCCCAACCTCAATGACGATTCCTGGATCTGGGGCGGCACGATCGAAGAGGTCTACCTCACCATCGCCCATGGGGTGCGTTCGCCGACCGATCCGGACACGCGCTTCAACCTCATGCCCAATTTCGGCGCGGACGAATTGCTCGACACCGCCTCGCTCGAGGCGCTTGCAGGCTACGTTGCGAACCTGGCCGGGGTCGAGGGCGGTGCAGCGACGCCGGAGGCGGCACAGTTGTTCGCCGACAATTGCGCCGCCTGCCACGGCGAGACCGGGGGCGGCATGACCGAACTCGGTGGGCCCGACCTCACCGACAAGATCTGGCTCTACGAGGGCACGCTAGAGGCCATCACCGCCCAGATCAACCGCCCGCGCCACGGCATGATGCAGGCCTGGTCCGAAAAGCTGGACGACGTGACGCTCAAGCAACTTGCCGTCTACGTCCATGGCCTGGGAGGCGGCCTCTAG
- a CDS encoding cbb3-type cytochrome c oxidase subunit 3, translating into MMSYETMRHFADSWGLLYLFAIFLAVGAFMLRPGARESARQAALIPLRNDERGDM; encoded by the coding sequence ATGATGAGCTACGAAACCATGCGGCACTTCGCCGATTCCTGGGGCCTGCTTTACCTCTTCGCGATCTTCCTGGCCGTCGGCGCCTTCATGCTGCGTCCGGGCGCCCGCGAAAGCGCCCGGCAGGCCGCCCTCATTCCACTGCGCAATGACGAGCGGGGGGACATGTAA
- the hemN gene encoding oxygen-independent coproporphyrinogen III oxidase, whose protein sequence is MTEDLATLLTKPVPRYTSYPTAPHFHAGIGPETHEGWLRALPDEARLSLYLHVPFCDRLCWFCGCHTKQVNRHAPVVAYLDALEAEIERIGSLLGDRQVTAVHWGGGSPSLLLADDIVRMAGALRRSFAFGEQVEFSVELDPNDMAADRFSAWAEAGMTRASIGVQDFDPKVQAAINRIQTFEQTRSVVDAVRAVGVTSVNIDMLYGLPHQTVAGATETALQVAALAPDRVALFGYAHVPWMKKHQTMIDEAALPGALDRYRQSHAAVEVLVAAGYERIGFDHFALPEDTLAVANRSGRLHRNFQGYTADEQDALIGLGASAISRLPQGHVQNVVATHEYQRRVQAGQSAVDRGVAFTADDILRGYAIERLLCDFRLDFAHLRARFGGSAEAVIEDAVAIAMDDELGLVRLLPGCLEVTDAGRPFVRTVAAGLDAYLDSGAARYSKAV, encoded by the coding sequence ATGACCGAAGACCTTGCCACCCTCCTGACCAAGCCCGTGCCGCGTTACACCAGCTATCCGACCGCGCCGCATTTCCATGCTGGCATTGGGCCAGAAACCCATGAAGGCTGGCTTCGCGCGCTGCCGGACGAGGCAAGGCTGTCGCTCTATCTGCATGTGCCCTTCTGCGATCGGCTCTGCTGGTTCTGTGGTTGCCACACCAAACAGGTCAATCGCCATGCGCCGGTCGTGGCATATCTCGACGCGCTCGAGGCCGAGATCGAACGGATCGGCTCGCTGCTGGGCGACCGGCAGGTCACTGCCGTCCACTGGGGCGGTGGATCGCCGTCGCTGCTGCTTGCCGATGACATCGTGCGAATGGCGGGAGCCCTGCGCCGTTCCTTTGCGTTCGGCGAGCAGGTCGAGTTCAGTGTGGAACTGGACCCCAATGACATGGCCGCGGATCGCTTTTCGGCATGGGCCGAGGCTGGGATGACGCGCGCGAGCATTGGCGTACAGGATTTCGATCCCAAGGTGCAGGCCGCCATCAATCGTATCCAGACCTTCGAGCAAACCCGCAGCGTCGTCGATGCGGTGCGTGCAGTCGGGGTGACATCGGTCAATATCGACATGCTCTATGGGCTGCCGCACCAGACCGTCGCGGGGGCAACGGAAACCGCCCTGCAGGTTGCGGCCCTTGCCCCCGATCGGGTCGCCCTGTTCGGCTATGCCCATGTGCCCTGGATGAAGAAGCACCAGACAATGATCGACGAGGCAGCGCTCCCAGGCGCCCTCGACCGCTATCGGCAGAGCCATGCCGCAGTGGAAGTGCTGGTCGCCGCCGGATACGAACGCATCGGCTTCGACCACTTCGCCTTGCCTGAGGACACGCTCGCCGTGGCCAACCGGTCGGGTCGCCTGCACAGGAATTTCCAGGGTTATACTGCCGACGAGCAGGACGCGCTTATAGGACTGGGTGCCTCGGCCATCAGCCGTTTGCCGCAGGGCCATGTGCAGAATGTGGTGGCGACGCACGAGTATCAGCGGCGGGTGCAGGCGGGCCAAAGCGCGGTGGATCGCGGCGTCGCGTTCACCGCAGACGATATCCTGCGCGGTTATGCCATCGAGCGCCTGCTTTGCGATTTCCGGCTCGACTTCGCCCACCTGCGCGCGCGCTTCGGGGGGAGCGCGGAGGCCGTGATCGAGGATGCGGTTGCGATCGCGATGGACGATGAACTCGGGCTGGTCCGGCTGTTGCCGGGTTGCCTTGAAGTCACCGATGCTGGCCGCCCCTTCGTGCGGACCGTGGCCGCCGGTCTGGACGCCTATCTCGACTCCGGCGCGGCGCGCTACTCAAAGGCCGTTTAG
- a CDS encoding heavy metal translocating P-type ATPase yields MSLATADNALPLEEFVEPGPDGTRRICLAVPDAYCAACIATIEGALSSMPGVHAARVNLGRRRVQIDFDDAANLAEMPRVVERNGYRNHPLDPRDTSTRDPALRELVSALVVSGFATAHTMFFSEAVWSGVEGDARILFYWLSALVAVPAVAYAGMPFFRSAWNALRAGRANMDVPIAIALIATTAISLVETKLGGAHAYFDASTMLLFFLLIGRTLDHLMRGQARNAAANLARLAPRGALRMLDDGTMSFVRSADIVPGMNLLLRAGDRIPVDCIVAAGRGTADLSLVNGEAMPQDIKACDALPAGGLIVGSALQVTALRPVQDSFLSRTTALMEAVEGARTRYRRIADRAADYYAPVIHIASLATLLAWLALGAGWRTALLNAVSVLIVTCPCALALAVPIVHVVAAGRLFARGILMKDGAALERLADVRHVAFDKTGTLTTGNLRLSGQVFGDPALLSVAAGLAGASSHPLSAALAGACRVPVFPGCVESPGRGVELRRDGILWRLGSAEFCGANQIASAGPVAWLSADGDPVAAFEFADETRPEAASVVAQLHRQGVATHLLSGDREQAVSAIALQLGIADHTHAMTPQSKAEAISRMHETGLVAMVGDGINDAAALRAADVSFAPASAADAGRAAADFVLTNNRLDGVPYALWLARKADRLVRQNLGLSIAYNLVVLPLAAAGLVTPLWAAIAMSSSSMIVVINAMRLRFAGAPSANGMPT; encoded by the coding sequence ATGAGCCTAGCAACAGCCGACAACGCTCTCCCGCTGGAGGAATTTGTCGAGCCGGGTCCCGATGGCACACGGCGCATCTGCCTGGCCGTGCCGGACGCCTATTGCGCCGCCTGCATTGCCACGATCGAAGGCGCGCTTTCGAGCATGCCCGGTGTTCATGCCGCCCGGGTCAATCTGGGCAGGCGGCGGGTGCAGATCGATTTTGACGATGCTGCCAACCTGGCGGAAATGCCACGCGTGGTCGAACGCAACGGTTACCGCAACCACCCGCTCGACCCGCGCGATACCAGCACCAGGGACCCTGCCCTGCGCGAACTGGTGTCCGCGCTCGTCGTTTCCGGCTTCGCCACCGCCCATACCATGTTCTTTTCCGAGGCGGTCTGGTCGGGTGTCGAGGGTGACGCGCGCATCCTGTTCTATTGGCTTTCGGCACTCGTAGCCGTGCCTGCCGTGGCCTATGCCGGCATGCCCTTCTTCCGCTCGGCCTGGAATGCCCTCCGCGCCGGACGGGCCAATATGGATGTGCCTATCGCCATTGCCCTGATCGCCACCACTGCGATCAGTCTGGTCGAAACGAAGCTGGGCGGCGCGCATGCCTATTTCGACGCATCCACCATGCTGCTGTTCTTCCTGTTGATCGGGCGCACGCTCGATCACCTCATGCGTGGACAGGCGCGCAACGCGGCGGCGAACCTGGCCCGACTGGCGCCGCGCGGCGCCTTGCGCATGCTTGATGACGGCACCATGAGCTTTGTTCGTTCGGCCGATATCGTGCCGGGCATGAACCTGCTGCTGCGGGCCGGTGATCGCATTCCGGTGGATTGCATTGTCGCGGCGGGCCGGGGCACGGCCGACCTGTCGCTGGTCAATGGCGAGGCGATGCCGCAGGACATCAAGGCGTGCGACGCGCTGCCCGCAGGTGGCCTGATTGTCGGCTCGGCGCTGCAGGTCACCGCGTTGCGGCCGGTGCAGGACTCATTCCTGTCGCGCACGACGGCACTGATGGAGGCAGTCGAAGGCGCGCGCACACGCTATCGCCGCATCGCCGATCGGGCAGCAGACTATTACGCACCGGTGATCCACATCGCGTCGCTGGCGACACTGCTGGCCTGGCTCGCTTTGGGTGCCGGATGGCGCACCGCCCTGCTCAATGCGGTATCGGTGCTGATCGTAACCTGCCCCTGTGCTTTGGCGCTGGCGGTACCGATCGTGCATGTCGTCGCCGCTGGCCGGCTCTTTGCGCGCGGCATCCTGATGAAGGACGGCGCTGCATTGGAGCGGCTGGCCGATGTCCGGCATGTCGCCTTCGACAAGACCGGCACGCTCACCACCGGCAACCTGCGCCTGTCAGGACAGGTATTCGGCGATCCAGCCTTGCTGTCGGTTGCGGCAGGGCTTGCCGGTGCCAGCAGCCACCCGCTCTCTGCCGCCTTGGCCGGGGCTTGTCGCGTCCCCGTCTTTCCGGGCTGCGTGGAAAGCCCGGGGCGCGGCGTGGAACTGCGCCGCGATGGCATTTTGTGGCGGCTCGGTAGCGCTGAGTTTTGCGGCGCCAATCAGATTGCCTCCGCTGGCCCGGTCGCGTGGCTGTCTGCCGACGGCGACCCCGTAGCCGCTTTCGAATTTGCAGATGAGACACGTCCCGAGGCTGCGTCGGTGGTCGCCCAATTGCATCGGCAGGGAGTCGCAACACATCTTCTGTCTGGCGACCGCGAACAGGCCGTCTCGGCCATAGCTTTGCAACTCGGCATTGCCGACCACACTCACGCCATGACACCGCAGTCAAAGGCCGAAGCCATTTCCCGCATGCATGAGACCGGCCTCGTGGCCATGGTTGGCGACGGCATCAACGATGCTGCGGCCCTGCGCGCTGCCGACGTGTCGTTTGCCCCCGCATCGGCTGCCGATGCGGGCAGGGCAGCAGCCGACTTCGTGCTGACCAATAACCGACTCGATGGCGTGCCTTATGCCCTGTGGCTCGCGCGTAAGGCTGATCGCCTGGTTCGCCAGAACCTGGGGCTCTCCATCGCCTATAACCTGGTCGTCCTGCCTCTGGCGGCCGCCGGACTGGTCACCCCCCTCTGGGCCGCCATCGCCATGTCCTCATCCTCGATGATCGTTGTGATCAATGCCATGCGCCTGCGGTTTGCAGGCGCGCCCTCAGCCAATGGAATGCCAACATGA
- a CDS encoding Crp/Fnr family transcriptional regulator: MSRHTRTVVYQAGTEVFGDETAITGYSSVVSGVIKLLKVLEDGRQQVVGLKFAPDFVGRLFATDNMLSAEAASLVRLCHVPRAVLEGLLQQSRPLERRLMSEALRELDEAREWMVTLGQKSASERVASFLYLIGVHLCPEFSVVPGTISYELPLTRRDIADFLGLSIETVSRQLTELRRLEIIAIRNKRHITIPDIGRLRGRCG; encoded by the coding sequence ATGTCGCGCCATACGCGGACCGTCGTGTACCAGGCCGGGACCGAGGTGTTTGGCGATGAAACTGCCATCACCGGCTATTCCAGCGTAGTCAGCGGAGTGATCAAGCTGCTCAAGGTATTGGAAGACGGGCGGCAGCAGGTTGTCGGCCTCAAATTCGCCCCTGATTTCGTGGGGCGTCTGTTTGCTACCGACAATATGCTTTCGGCCGAGGCCGCGTCCCTGGTCAGGCTGTGCCATGTCCCGCGCGCGGTGCTGGAGGGCCTGCTGCAGCAAAGCCGTCCTCTGGAGCGCCGACTGATGTCGGAGGCACTGCGGGAGCTCGACGAGGCTCGCGAATGGATGGTCACCCTGGGCCAGAAGTCGGCTTCCGAGCGGGTCGCCAGCTTTCTCTACTTGATTGGCGTGCATCTCTGCCCGGAATTCAGCGTGGTCCCCGGCACGATCAGCTATGAACTGCCATTGACCCGTCGCGACATTGCAGACTTCCTGGGCCTCTCGATCGAGACCGTCTCGCGCCAGCTCACCGAGCTGCGGCGCCTTGAGATCATCGCCATTCGCAACAAGCGGCACATCACTATTCCCGATATCGGGCGGCTGCGCGGCCGCTGCGGCTAA
- a CDS encoding ATP-binding protein, translated as MLVATVWLFVSLRERQDSVAQSVREDAVWAAFQADREAARLIEAALDPVGSTPERLTLQYDLLYSRIGLLGGGKYVIAFGEAPSVSDSAALVSERVLALAPTMDSIAADPTAAPREVAAILAQARHIQEATGKLLMAANAAVNGMRVKERAEALVTYGWIGASVTALTLVLVLIVALLAAQLVHISRSGREIELLSRRHARSAEHAQAANRAKSSFLATMSHEIRTPLNGIIGMADVVDATVLTTEQRQQLQVIRQSGYVLLDVINDILDYSKLEAGAVTIDRRSFALADIMESIRAIMQPRAASAGLVLAIHYPDVALTTDAGRLRQILINLVGNAIKFTAAGEVSIKAEIVGERLVCSVNDTGPGIGTDDMPRLFKDFSQLDSSNTRSHGGTGLGLAICKRLAKALDGDVGVESQLGQGSRFWIDIPVADVHAASQSEKTQPAPDPVMRSGTALVVDDNEVNRTVAGALLKRMGYTVLFANNGQDALDCLAKAGPDVVFMDMQMPVLDGLEATRQARAMGLSTPIIGLTANAFDTDRRACLAAGMNEFIAKPVTRDKLAAVLDKAQPPSEIQLPASEVIVDLEYQRVLVDELGQDTFDALLAQFRQDAVSLIDQALSARAELDGDRLDGVLHTLKGASLTLGFRRLAEQAEHLRHGETSPSAIENLRRFAA; from the coding sequence TTGCTGGTCGCGACGGTCTGGCTGTTTGTCAGCCTGCGCGAAAGACAGGACAGCGTGGCGCAAAGCGTTCGAGAGGACGCAGTCTGGGCCGCATTTCAGGCCGACCGAGAAGCCGCGCGACTGATCGAGGCCGCACTCGATCCAGTAGGGTCCACACCCGAGCGCCTGACGCTGCAATACGACCTGCTCTACAGTCGGATCGGCTTGCTTGGTGGTGGCAAGTACGTCATTGCCTTCGGCGAGGCGCCAAGCGTTTCGGACAGCGCCGCGTTAGTGTCGGAGCGCGTTCTTGCGCTGGCTCCAACGATGGATTCAATTGCCGCCGATCCTACGGCAGCGCCCCGCGAAGTCGCGGCCATCCTGGCGCAGGCCAGGCACATTCAAGAGGCGACTGGAAAGCTTCTTATGGCAGCAAATGCTGCAGTCAACGGCATGCGCGTAAAGGAGCGCGCTGAGGCTCTGGTCACCTATGGGTGGATTGGCGCATCCGTTACGGCGCTAACTTTGGTCCTGGTTCTGATCGTAGCGCTGCTGGCGGCGCAACTGGTGCATATTTCTCGAAGCGGTCGCGAGATCGAATTGCTCAGCCGGCGGCATGCCCGCAGTGCGGAGCACGCGCAGGCGGCCAACCGGGCAAAGTCGAGTTTCCTCGCCACCATGAGCCACGAAATCCGAACACCGCTCAACGGCATTATCGGGATGGCCGACGTTGTCGATGCCACCGTCCTCACCACCGAACAGCGCCAGCAACTGCAGGTGATCCGCCAGTCCGGCTATGTTCTCCTCGATGTCATCAACGACATACTGGACTATTCCAAGCTTGAAGCGGGAGCGGTGACAATCGACAGGCGCAGCTTTGCGCTGGCTGATATCATGGAGTCGATCCGCGCGATCATGCAGCCTCGGGCAGCCAGTGCGGGTCTTGTGCTTGCCATTCACTACCCCGACGTCGCGCTCACCACAGACGCCGGACGGCTCCGCCAGATTTTGATCAACCTGGTGGGCAATGCCATCAAGTTCACCGCGGCGGGTGAGGTATCCATCAAGGCTGAGATCGTGGGAGAGAGGCTGGTCTGCAGCGTCAATGATACCGGTCCCGGTATTGGCACCGACGACATGCCCCGCCTATTCAAGGATTTCAGCCAGCTCGACAGCTCCAACACGCGGTCGCACGGTGGTACCGGGCTGGGCCTTGCCATCTGCAAGCGCCTTGCGAAGGCGTTGGACGGGGATGTCGGCGTCGAGAGTCAGTTGGGGCAGGGAAGCCGGTTCTGGATCGACATTCCCGTGGCGGATGTGCATGCGGCTTCGCAGAGCGAGAAAACACAGCCAGCGCCCGATCCAGTTATGCGATCGGGAACGGCCCTGGTCGTGGACGACAACGAGGTCAACCGCACTGTCGCAGGCGCCCTGCTGAAGCGAATGGGGTACACCGTCCTCTTTGCCAACAATGGGCAGGACGCCCTGGATTGCCTCGCCAAAGCCGGCCCCGATGTTGTCTTCATGGATATGCAGATGCCCGTACTCGATGGGCTGGAAGCGACGCGCCAGGCGCGCGCTATGGGACTGAGCACCCCAATTATTGGCTTAACGGCCAATGCCTTCGATACGGACCGGAGGGCCTGTCTCGCGGCTGGTATGAACGAGTTCATCGCCAAGCCGGTTACCCGCGACAAGCTCGCGGCCGTGCTCGACAAGGCGCAGCCACCATCCGAGATACAACTGCCGGCTTCGGAGGTCATCGTCGACCTGGAATATCAGCGTGTTCTTGTGGATGAACTGGGTCAGGACACGTTCGACGCGTTGCTCGCACAGTTCCGCCAGGACGCGGTGAGCCTGATCGACCAGGCTTTGAGCGCTCGGGCCGAACTGGACGGTGACAGGCTGGACGGCGTCTTGCACACCCTCAAAGGGGCCTCGCTTACGCTCGGTTTCCGGCGGCTCGCCGAACAGGCCGAACACCTGCGACACGGTGAAACCAGTCCGTCGGCAATCGAAAATCTGCGCCGTTTCGCTGCCTGA
- a CDS encoding FixH family protein gives MSKASSGEFTGRHMLLITVAFFGVIVTVNAIMAVSASRTWTGLVVQNSYVASQEFQEKADAISAQHKAGWSFGISYEAGVLVLTSEGNARSLELADVQAFIHRPVGGHDDATIALSATPRGYEAPIDLASGAWDVSITTAPTSLGVVEREARISVP, from the coding sequence ATGAGCAAGGCATCGAGCGGCGAGTTCACCGGGCGGCATATGCTGCTGATCACGGTGGCCTTTTTCGGGGTCATTGTCACCGTCAACGCCATCATGGCGGTGTCGGCGTCGCGCACCTGGACGGGCCTGGTGGTGCAGAACAGCTACGTGGCCAGCCAGGAGTTTCAGGAGAAAGCCGATGCCATCAGCGCCCAGCATAAAGCCGGCTGGTCGTTCGGCATCAGCTATGAAGCTGGCGTTCTGGTGCTGACGTCGGAGGGCAATGCCCGATCGCTGGAACTGGCCGATGTGCAGGCGTTCATCCACCGGCCCGTTGGCGGGCATGACGATGCCACCATAGCCCTGTCGGCAACGCCGCGCGGCTATGAAGCGCCAATAGACCTGGCATCGGGCGCCTGGGATGTAAGCATCACCACTGCACCGACGTCGCTTGGCGTGGTCGAACGTGAGGCGCGGATCAGCGTACCATGA
- the ccoG gene encoding cytochrome c oxidase accessory protein CcoG: MIIIDNTQTHEQHDVEAVNSAKRRQQPLYAARRKVFPKGAEGHFRRFKWLVMAITLTIYYVTPWLVWDRGPYAPNQAVLLDLANRRFYFFFIEIWPHEFYYVAGLLVMAGVGLFLITSTVGRAWCGYACPQTVWVDLFMAVERAIEGDRNARIKLDAAPWSAAKLTKRIFKHGIWLIIGAATGGAWIFYFADARTLAADLVTLDAPAIAYFTIAILTATTYTFGGLMREQVCTYMCPWPRIQAAMLDEHSLTVTYNDWRGEPRGKAAKKTTSGKSVGDCVDCNACVAVCPMGIDIRDGQQLECITCALCIDACDSVMDKLGRERGLISYATLSDYSTNMGVAQDANGAIHPERVRGAGRGFVEAIRTTNWRSVLRPRTLVYFVIWAAIGLAMLAALSLRPSVGLNVLHDRNPLYVMLADGSIQNGYDIKLLNMTTQPRDLVLTLEGLPGATMTGPGVAEEPTRELHVTVEPDVVLALRVYVRSPAGELASKSDFVMTVTAADGTATASAGVHFEAPEEQQ, from the coding sequence ATGATTATCATCGACAACACCCAAACCCATGAGCAGCATGACGTAGAGGCGGTCAACTCCGCCAAGCGGCGGCAACAGCCGCTCTATGCGGCGCGGCGCAAGGTGTTTCCCAAGGGAGCCGAGGGCCATTTCCGCCGTTTCAAATGGCTGGTCATGGCGATCACTCTGACGATTTACTACGTGACCCCCTGGCTGGTCTGGGATCGGGGGCCCTACGCGCCAAATCAGGCCGTTCTGCTCGACCTGGCTAATCGTCGATTCTACTTCTTCTTCATCGAGATCTGGCCGCACGAGTTCTACTATGTCGCCGGATTGCTGGTCATGGCAGGCGTCGGCCTCTTCCTGATCACCTCCACAGTCGGCCGCGCCTGGTGCGGCTATGCCTGTCCGCAGACTGTGTGGGTCGATCTGTTCATGGCCGTCGAACGGGCCATCGAAGGCGATCGCAACGCGCGCATCAAGCTCGACGCCGCCCCCTGGTCGGCGGCCAAGCTCACCAAGCGCATCTTCAAGCACGGTATCTGGCTGATCATCGGCGCGGCCACGGGCGGCGCCTGGATCTTCTACTTCGCCGATGCACGCACACTGGCCGCAGATCTGGTCACGCTCGATGCGCCGGCGATCGCCTATTTCACCATCGCCATCCTCACCGCCACCACCTACACCTTCGGTGGGCTGATGCGCGAACAGGTGTGCACCTATATGTGCCCGTGGCCGCGCATCCAGGCCGCCATGCTCGATGAGCACTCCCTCACCGTGACCTATAATGACTGGCGTGGCGAGCCGCGCGGCAAGGCCGCCAAGAAGACCACGTCTGGCAAGTCGGTCGGCGACTGCGTGGACTGCAACGCCTGCGTCGCCGTCTGTCCCATGGGCATTGATATCCGCGACGGGCAGCAGCTGGAATGCATCACCTGTGCCCTGTGTATCGACGCCTGCGATAGCGTGATGGATAAACTCGGGCGCGAGCGCGGCCTGATATCCTACGCCACGCTCAGCGACTACAGCACCAATATGGGCGTTGCCCAGGACGCCAATGGCGCCATCCATCCCGAACGGGTGCGAGGTGCCGGCCGCGGCTTTGTCGAGGCCATCCGGACCACGAACTGGCGTTCCGTGTTGCGGCCAAGAACGCTGGTCTACTTTGTCATCTGGGCCGCCATCGGGCTGGCCATGCTGGCCGCCCTGTCCTTGCGGCCCAGCGTCGGGCTCAACGTGCTGCACGACCGCAATCCGCTCTATGTCATGCTGGCCGATGGGTCGATCCAGAACGGCTATGACATCAAGCTGCTGAACATGACGACCCAGCCGCGCGATCTTGTCCTGACCCTCGAAGGGTTGCCGGGCGCAACCATGACCGGCCCGGGTGTTGCCGAAGAGCCGACACGGGAACTGCATGTCACCGTGGAACCCGACGTCGTGCTGGCCCTGCGTGTTTATGTCCGCTCGCCGGCCGGGGAACTGGCCTCGAAATCCGACTTCGTGATGACGGTCACGGCGGCCGACGGGACTGCGACGGCTTCGGCCGGGGTCCATTTTGAAGCACCCGAGGAACAGCAATGA